From Lycium ferocissimum isolate CSIRO_LF1 chromosome 12, AGI_CSIRO_Lferr_CH_V1, whole genome shotgun sequence, one genomic window encodes:
- the LOC132041001 gene encoding uncharacterized protein LOC132041001: protein MLVELFAGGDFTALLFFSAIGRFTHGFSVFDLLILSSLTTEDHCHRRLKQHMNLASGQSFVDSYLCADMAINPPPSAPQGLWDLLCRHRFSHLYTSIYCYCMIM, encoded by the exons ATGTTGGTGGAATTGTTTGCTGGTGGAGATTTTACCGCTCTATTGTTTTTCTCTGCCATCGGAAGGTTCACTCATGGTTTCTCTGTTTTTGACCTGCTGATCCTTTCATCACTG ACGACGGAGGACCACTGCCACCGGCGGCTAAAGCAGCACATGAACTTGGCTTCTGGTCAG TCTTTTGTGGATAGTTATTTATGTGCAGACATGGCCATTAATCCCCCGCCATCTGCTCCACAG GGTCTATGGGACTTGCTTTGCAGACACCGCTTCTCTCATTTGTACACCAGCATATACTGCTATTgtatgattatgtga